The window TAAAGAATTGGGAGCGCATTGTATGCCAAAGTATCGTTCAGCAACATCAGTAGAAGGTCGAAATATGGCAGGAGCTCGCGCATTATGGCGAGCAACTGGGGTAAAAAATGAAGATTTTGGTAAGCCAATTATTGCGGTAGTCAATTCTTTTACACAATTTGTACCAGGTCATGTGCATTTAAAAGATATTGGACAACTTGTGGCGAAAGAGATTGAGCAAGCAGGCGGTATTGCTAAAGAGTTTAATACTATTGCCGTTGACGATGGTATTGCAATGGGACATGGCGGAATGTTGTATTCATTACCTTCTCGTGAATTGATTGCTGATTCCGTTGAATATATGGTTAATGCACATTGTGCGGATGCGATGATCTGTATTTCGAACTGCGATAAAATTACCCCAGGTATGTTGATGGCAGCTTTACGATTAAATATCCCAGTTATTTTTGTGTCTGGTGGGCCGATGGAAGCGGGTAAAACTAAACTGTCAGACCAAATCATTAAATTAGATTTAATTGATGCAATGATTCAAAGTGCCAATCCTGATGTATCTGATGAAGATAGTCAAAAAATTGAAGAATCAGCTTGTCCTACTTGTGGCTCATGTTCAGGAATGTTCACCGCAAACTCAATGAACTGTTTAGCTGAAGCATTAGGTTTAGCTTTGCCTGGTAATGGGTCATTAGTTGCTACTCATAAACAGCGTGAGCAACTATTCCTTGATGCAGCTAAACATATTGTTGAAGTGACTAAACGTTATTATGAACAAGATGATGCAAGTGTGTTACCTCGCGCAATTGCGACTAAAGCGGCTTATGAAAATGCGATGTCACTTGATATTGCAATGGGTGGTTCAACTAATACCGTTCTACACTTATTAGCTACTGCGCAAGAAGGTGAAGTCGATTTTACTATGTCTGATATTGACCGCTTATCACGTCAAGTGCCACATTTATGTAAAGTGGCTCCAAGTACTCAAAAATACCATATGGAAGATGTACATCGTGCTGGTGGTGTAATTGCTATTATGGCAGAGCTTGATCGTGCAGGTTTATTGAATCGTAATGTGAAGAATGTCTTAGGATTAAATCTACAAGAGACATTTGATAAGTATGACATTATGTTAACCAAAGATGAAAAAGTTAAAAAGATGTACCGCAGTGGCCCAGCAGGAATTCGTACAACTAAAGCTTTCTCTCAAGACTGTTATTGGGATACTTTGGATGATGACAGACAAAACGGTTGTATCCGCTCCAAAGAGTATGCCTATAGCCAAGATGGTGGTCTTGCTACCCTATATGGTAATGTCGCATTAGATGGTGCTATTGTTAAAACAGCCGGTGTTGCTGAAGAAAATTTAGTGTTCCGTGGTCCAGCAAAAGTATTTGAAAGTCAGGAAGATGCAGTTAGTGCTATTTTGGGCGGCAAAATTGTTGCTGGTGATGTTGTGGTTATTATTTATGAAGGGCCAAAAGGCGGTCCAGGCATGCAAGAGATGCTATACCCAACTAGCTACTTAAAATCGATGGGATTAGGTAAAAAATGTGCTCTTATTACTGATGGTCGTTTTTCTGGTGGTTCATCAGGCTTATCGATTGGGCATATTTCTCCTGAAGCGGCCAGTGGCGGCGTTATTGGTTTAGTTAAAGATGGGGATATTATTGATATCGATATTCCGAATCGTAAATTGGTATTGGATGTTAGCGAAACAGAGCTAGAAATGCGCCGAGTTGCACAAGCCGCACGTGGTGATAAAGCGTGGACCCCATTAAATCGCAAACGACAAGTCTCTTTTGCTTTAAGAGCTTATGCAAGTTTAGCTACCAGTGCAGATAAGGGCGCCGTACGCGATAAAAGTAAATTAGGGAGTTAAGGTGACAAAAGCAGCCCAATATAATTTGAGTGGTTCTGACTACTTAAAAGCCACACTTTGCAGTTCGGTTTATGACGTGGCTGAAGTAACGCCACTTGAGGCGATGGAAAAAATATCACAACGCTTGGGTAACCAAGTGTTTGTGAAGCGAGAAGATCGTCAACAAGTCCATAGTTTTAAAATCCGTGGTGCTTATGCCATGATTGCAAGTCTAAGTGCGGAACAACGTAAGAATGGTGTTATCGCTGCATCAGCGGGTAACCATGCCCAAGGGGTTGCACTGTCAGCAACAAAATTAGGTATTAATTCATTGATTGTCATGCCGATGACAACGCCTGATATTAAAGTC is drawn from Orbaceae bacterium BiB and contains these coding sequences:
- the ilvD gene encoding dihydroxy-acid dehydratase produces the protein MPKYRSATSVEGRNMAGARALWRATGVKNEDFGKPIIAVVNSFTQFVPGHVHLKDIGQLVAKEIEQAGGIAKEFNTIAVDDGIAMGHGGMLYSLPSRELIADSVEYMVNAHCADAMICISNCDKITPGMLMAALRLNIPVIFVSGGPMEAGKTKLSDQIIKLDLIDAMIQSANPDVSDEDSQKIEESACPTCGSCSGMFTANSMNCLAEALGLALPGNGSLVATHKQREQLFLDAAKHIVEVTKRYYEQDDASVLPRAIATKAAYENAMSLDIAMGGSTNTVLHLLATAQEGEVDFTMSDIDRLSRQVPHLCKVAPSTQKYHMEDVHRAGGVIAIMAELDRAGLLNRNVKNVLGLNLQETFDKYDIMLTKDEKVKKMYRSGPAGIRTTKAFSQDCYWDTLDDDRQNGCIRSKEYAYSQDGGLATLYGNVALDGAIVKTAGVAEENLVFRGPAKVFESQEDAVSAILGGKIVAGDVVVIIYEGPKGGPGMQEMLYPTSYLKSMGLGKKCALITDGRFSGGSSGLSIGHISPEAASGGVIGLVKDGDIIDIDIPNRKLVLDVSETELEMRRVAQAARGDKAWTPLNRKRQVSFALRAYASLATSADKGAVRDKSKLGS